The following are from one region of the Sandaracinus amylolyticus genome:
- a CDS encoding ABC transporter substrate-binding protein — translation MSQNEALWYTRCPVPTAIGIADHLGWLAEEFRDDGIEVRRLQDSKDRGIRESHYDHKLDNSFRQGGSVPAIWARSTGRRTKTIGLTWTDEAQVILTLPRSGIRSVRDLRGRRLAVATRPDDLIDFWRATTLRAYVVALGLEGLTTKDVELVERVRGGNSFERAWPPARDRWRETAPEVAALENGEVDAIFHKGSRGLEIAREIGAHVVVDLGKHPDPKVRVNNGAPRPLTVDAGLVERDPELVSRLLVRVIQAGRWAAEHKPEAISIVARETGSTEQAVELAYGEDVHRHLGTDLAPSSVEALSDFKDFLYEWKVIPNDFDVRDWIDPLPLRLAQEALARPGRRDPATARVAVARS, via the coding sequence ATGAGTCAGAACGAAGCGCTCTGGTACACGCGTTGCCCCGTCCCGACCGCGATCGGGATCGCAGATCACCTCGGCTGGCTGGCCGAGGAGTTCCGCGACGACGGCATCGAGGTGCGTCGGCTGCAGGACTCGAAGGACCGTGGGATCCGCGAGTCGCACTACGATCACAAGCTCGACAATTCGTTCCGCCAGGGCGGCAGCGTCCCCGCGATCTGGGCGCGCTCCACCGGCCGTCGCACCAAGACGATCGGGCTCACCTGGACCGACGAGGCGCAGGTGATCCTCACCCTGCCGCGCTCGGGGATCCGCTCGGTGCGCGACCTGCGTGGCCGTCGCCTCGCGGTCGCGACGCGCCCCGACGACCTGATCGACTTCTGGCGCGCGACCACGCTCCGCGCCTACGTCGTCGCGCTCGGGCTCGAAGGCCTCACCACGAAGGACGTGGAGCTCGTCGAGCGCGTGCGGGGCGGCAACTCGTTCGAGCGTGCCTGGCCGCCGGCGCGCGATCGCTGGCGCGAGACCGCGCCCGAGGTCGCGGCCCTGGAGAACGGGGAGGTCGACGCGATCTTCCACAAGGGATCGCGCGGCCTCGAGATCGCACGCGAGATCGGCGCGCACGTCGTGGTCGATCTCGGCAAGCACCCCGATCCCAAGGTGCGCGTGAACAACGGCGCGCCGCGCCCGCTCACCGTCGACGCCGGTCTCGTCGAGCGCGATCCCGAGCTCGTCTCGCGCCTGCTCGTGCGGGTGATCCAGGCGGGGCGCTGGGCGGCCGAGCACAAGCCCGAGGCGATCTCGATCGTCGCGCGCGAGACCGGCTCCACCGAGCAGGCGGTCGAGCTCGCGTACGGCGAGGACGTCCATCGCCACCTCGGCACCGACCTCGCGCCGAGCTCGGTCGAGGCGCTGAGCGACTTCAAGGACTTCCTCTACGAGTGGAAGGTCATCCCGAACGACTTCGACGTGCGCGACTGGATCGATCCGCTGCCGCTCCGGCTCGCGCAGGAAGCGCTCGCGCGGCCGGGACGCCGCGATCCCGCCACGGCGCGCGTGGCCGTCGCGCGCTCCTGA
- a CDS encoding ABC transporter ATP-binding protein, protein MAADTNVAKREAAATAGGPQSDLAIEQELARTSLERNMWSRLVPLLGPVRGHVALVVAIEVLLVASIFSRPYFVRRVVDDGFLRSSEGLRVDVAVVAWMTAGMALAWLVRFGLAGVSQYVAARGAVRVLSDLRRRVFAHIQTLSVRYFDRTKVGRIVSRADRDVDMLEPLLVQGPPELLSAILRCGGASLMLYATYPPLFWGLAALAPVLIPATFLFHRLASRNFGRVAEARSRFTAHLVESVNGVRVIQQTGREEDNWRRYRDLVRHFNRTLVRGNIRTSWFLPTTAFLSTVGMCTVILVGGHGVARGELTLGQLSASLFYIHLFLAPLQELGDLFERYAAGTAVAQRIFLLLDTSPEIVDDEDARTLDAVRGEVELDSVTFAYDAARGPVIRDFSLRIEPGQRVAIVGPTGHGKSTLVQLLTRFYDVGHGAIRIDGEDIRRVSQRSLREHIGVVLQDNVLFSGSVLENLRVGAPGASDAEVIEAARRLGVDEVLRRLPDGYDTEVGPLGAHLSHGQRQLVCLVRAYLGDPTVLVLDEATSAVDVQTERRIQHALRRLCAGRTAILIAHRLATIRDVDVIAVVRHGRLVEVGSHEALLREGGAYAEIHAAYERGELGTSDPERAAAAPEGARAIA, encoded by the coding sequence ATGGCCGCTGACACGAACGTCGCGAAGCGCGAGGCCGCCGCCACCGCGGGCGGTCCGCAGAGTGATCTCGCGATCGAGCAGGAGCTCGCGCGCACCTCGCTCGAGCGCAACATGTGGAGCCGTCTGGTGCCGCTCCTCGGCCCGGTGCGCGGGCACGTCGCGCTCGTGGTCGCGATCGAGGTGCTGCTCGTCGCGTCGATCTTCTCGCGACCGTACTTCGTCCGGCGGGTCGTCGACGACGGATTCCTGCGCTCGAGCGAGGGACTCCGCGTCGACGTCGCGGTCGTCGCGTGGATGACCGCGGGCATGGCGCTCGCCTGGCTCGTGCGCTTCGGGCTCGCCGGAGTGTCGCAGTACGTCGCGGCGCGGGGCGCGGTGCGGGTGCTGAGCGATCTGCGGCGGCGGGTGTTCGCGCACATCCAGACGCTCAGTGTTCGTTATTTCGATCGCACCAAGGTCGGGCGCATCGTCTCTCGCGCCGATCGCGACGTCGACATGCTCGAGCCGCTCCTGGTGCAGGGCCCGCCCGAGCTGCTGTCCGCAATCCTGCGATGCGGCGGCGCGAGCCTGATGCTCTACGCGACGTATCCGCCGCTCTTCTGGGGGCTCGCCGCGCTCGCGCCGGTGCTGATCCCCGCGACGTTCCTCTTCCACCGGCTCGCGTCGCGCAACTTCGGTCGGGTCGCGGAGGCACGGAGCCGATTCACGGCGCACCTCGTCGAGTCCGTCAACGGCGTGCGGGTGATCCAGCAGACGGGGCGCGAAGAGGACAACTGGCGTCGTTATCGCGATCTCGTGCGGCACTTCAATCGCACGTTGGTGCGCGGCAACATCCGCACGAGCTGGTTCCTGCCGACGACTGCGTTCCTGTCGACGGTCGGCATGTGCACCGTGATCCTCGTCGGTGGCCACGGCGTGGCGCGCGGCGAGCTCACGCTGGGGCAGCTCTCCGCGAGCCTCTTCTACATCCACCTCTTCCTCGCGCCGCTGCAGGAGCTCGGGGACCTCTTCGAGCGATACGCGGCGGGCACCGCGGTCGCACAGCGCATCTTCCTCCTGCTCGACACGAGTCCCGAGATCGTCGACGACGAGGACGCGCGCACGCTCGATGCGGTGCGGGGCGAGGTGGAGCTCGACTCCGTGACGTTCGCGTACGACGCCGCGCGCGGGCCGGTGATCCGGGACTTCTCGCTGCGCATCGAGCCGGGACAGCGCGTCGCGATCGTCGGCCCGACCGGCCACGGGAAGAGCACGCTGGTGCAGCTCCTCACGCGCTTCTACGACGTCGGGCACGGCGCGATCCGCATCGACGGCGAGGACATCCGCCGCGTGTCGCAGCGCAGCCTCCGCGAGCACATCGGCGTCGTGCTGCAGGACAACGTGCTGTTCAGCGGCAGCGTGCTCGAGAACCTTCGCGTCGGCGCGCCGGGCGCGAGCGATGCCGAGGTGATCGAGGCCGCGCGGCGCCTCGGCGTCGACGAGGTGCTGCGCCGTCTGCCCGATGGATACGACACCGAGGTCGGCCCGCTCGGCGCACACCTCAGCCACGGCCAGCGACAGCTCGTGTGCCTGGTGCGCGCCTATCTCGGCGATCCCACGGTGTTGGTGCTCGACGAGGCGACCTCCGCGGTCGACGTGCAGACCGAGCGCCGCATCCAGCACGCGCTGCGTCGGTTGTGCGCGGGACGGACTGCCATCCTCATCGCGCACCGACTGGCGACGATCCGCGACGTGGACGTGATCGCGGTGGTGCGCCACGGACGGCTCGTCGAGGTGGGCAGTCACGAGGCGCTGCTGCGCGAGGGCGGCGCCTATGCGGAGATCCACGCGGCGTACGAGCGCGGCGAGCTCGGCACGAGCGATCCCGAACGTGCTGCAGCAGCGCCCGAAGGCGCGCGGGCGATCGCATGA
- a CDS encoding class II aldolase/adducin family protein produces MSKPADASFDLVSYVDQAREEAVRAFRFLRETGTLSASWTFFVSHRVPNRDELISVKFPPPWAKSQEATVSISSFADAKDSVLQEERLDADTVIHAHTPYLSAWSLAHKTFPILYVAAQRHLLAREIPNHLERRRSVLDIVRERLDKHPDLAPPPALLESNGGANFWGKGIIKTAQHILFIEEAARFQAIAETIGGAKHYTPGAIELQWARTGLLEKATSFARAFAE; encoded by the coding sequence ATGAGCAAGCCCGCAGACGCCTCGTTCGATCTCGTCTCGTACGTCGACCAGGCCCGTGAGGAAGCGGTCCGCGCGTTCCGATTCCTGCGCGAGACCGGCACGCTCTCCGCGAGCTGGACCTTCTTCGTCTCTCATCGCGTGCCGAATCGCGACGAGCTCATCTCGGTGAAGTTCCCGCCGCCGTGGGCGAAGTCGCAGGAAGCGACGGTGTCGATCTCCAGCTTCGCGGATGCGAAGGACTCGGTCCTCCAGGAGGAACGGCTCGACGCGGACACCGTCATCCACGCGCACACGCCCTACCTCTCGGCGTGGTCGCTCGCGCACAAGACGTTCCCCATCCTCTACGTCGCGGCGCAGCGTCACCTGCTGGCGCGCGAGATCCCCAATCACCTCGAGCGCCGGCGCAGCGTGCTCGACATCGTGCGCGAGCGTCTCGACAAGCACCCCGATCTCGCGCCGCCTCCCGCGCTGCTCGAGTCGAACGGCGGGGCGAACTTCTGGGGCAAGGGGATCATCAAGACCGCGCAGCACATCCTCTTCATCGAAGAGGCGGCGCGCTTCCAGGCGATCGCCGAGACGATCGGCGGCGCGAAGCACTACACGCCGGGCGCGATCGAGCTGCAGTGGGCGCGCACCGGGCTGCTCGAGAAGGCGACGTCGTTCGCGCGCGCGTTCGCGGAGTGA
- a CDS encoding TonB-dependent receptor: protein MPARAQDAPPEPAPPSETPPVVAPDESAPPEVAPVEESPPEESPPPPETEAPTPPAEAPPSEAVEADPEADPEAAADPESDPETSEEPPPDTGLSSVVVTALRREQRVQDVPIAMNVVDGDDALDENVTTTNEVERLSPNLSAQSSGGRSSRPRWFLRGIGTNDPSVNLESPVGIYQDETFIAYVPGQSFPIFDLERIEVLRGPQGTLWGKNTTGGAVHFVSRRPTLDPSGYLRLGIGNYDSRLAEGAFGGPILAERIAARAAFYYEEQGGWATNLRDESRDPELNDFAARVSVLANVTDDLEVLLIGRFRLLNGGVNPIYPVGAQPDGTIRQYAEAPNTFRPGYGRDPQVGDSFYRGPTTNHLETIGATLNVAYHIGDYTLTSITAIDGAEHESSTLSYWPDLTFDQTGTFSDVSSRTISSELRIASPAEDQLSWIAGLSYFNWHLFSDSGLATFGPSPARRSYIDNRFQEDNTALAAFGNLRARLFEGLSVSGGVRYTYDVKYVDAQRLSGRGAMLNFADRSNWQDPQSQFGLSELSISNRADWSEVTFDVTPEYRFSDDAMVYFRFARGFRAGTFNPTIIPPAGDRQAYLPRTDPEILWDFELGAKTSFLDDRLVVELAGFVYLLENVQLNVQQPNPMGIPGANTSIVSNAAGGRAFGGELDVSATPIDDLQLRGGLGLLHTEYTDFTTFQGAETVDASGNAFYRAPNVSLTLGGEWRIPIDRENAFAIATDWSYRSRVYHNAVVQDDPQQQTPDYAIGNAEVRFSTLEGRITILAYMRNITGTSWRVLSQVVNLGAYPTSLGSPRTFGLQIIGRY, encoded by the coding sequence GTGCCCGCGCGCGCTCAGGACGCACCGCCCGAGCCCGCACCACCGAGTGAGACGCCACCGGTCGTCGCGCCCGACGAGAGCGCGCCACCGGAGGTCGCTCCGGTGGAGGAGAGCCCGCCCGAGGAGAGCCCGCCGCCGCCCGAGACCGAGGCGCCCACGCCTCCGGCGGAGGCCCCGCCCAGCGAGGCCGTGGAGGCAGATCCCGAGGCCGATCCCGAAGCCGCGGCCGATCCCGAGAGCGATCCCGAGACGAGCGAGGAGCCTCCGCCGGACACCGGGCTCTCGTCGGTCGTCGTCACCGCGCTGCGCCGCGAGCAGCGCGTGCAGGACGTCCCGATCGCGATGAACGTCGTCGATGGCGACGACGCGCTCGACGAGAACGTGACCACGACGAACGAAGTCGAGCGCCTCAGTCCGAATCTCTCCGCGCAGTCGAGCGGAGGTCGTTCGTCACGTCCGCGTTGGTTCCTGCGCGGAATCGGCACCAACGATCCGTCGGTCAACCTCGAGAGCCCGGTCGGCATCTACCAGGACGAGACGTTCATCGCCTACGTGCCGGGGCAGAGCTTTCCGATCTTCGATCTCGAGCGCATCGAGGTCCTGCGCGGACCGCAGGGCACGCTCTGGGGAAAGAACACGACCGGGGGCGCGGTGCACTTCGTCTCGCGCCGGCCGACGCTCGACCCCTCGGGATATCTGCGCCTCGGCATCGGCAACTACGACTCTCGCCTCGCCGAGGGCGCGTTCGGCGGACCGATCCTCGCGGAGCGCATCGCGGCGCGCGCGGCCTTCTACTACGAGGAGCAGGGCGGCTGGGCGACGAACCTTCGCGACGAGTCGCGCGATCCCGAGCTCAACGACTTCGCGGCGCGCGTGTCGGTGCTCGCGAACGTCACCGACGACCTTGAGGTCTTGTTGATCGGTCGCTTCCGCTTGCTGAACGGAGGCGTGAACCCGATCTATCCCGTCGGGGCACAGCCCGACGGCACGATCCGCCAGTACGCCGAGGCGCCGAACACGTTCCGCCCTGGCTACGGTCGCGACCCACAGGTCGGCGACTCGTTCTATCGCGGTCCGACCACGAACCATCTCGAGACGATCGGCGCGACGCTCAACGTCGCCTATCACATCGGCGACTACACGCTCACCTCGATCACCGCCATCGACGGCGCCGAGCACGAGAGCTCGACGCTGAGCTACTGGCCCGATCTCACGTTCGACCAGACGGGCACGTTCAGCGACGTCAGCTCGCGCACGATCTCGTCCGAGCTGCGCATCGCGTCGCCCGCCGAAGATCAGCTCAGCTGGATCGCGGGTCTGTCGTACTTCAACTGGCACCTCTTCAGCGACAGCGGGCTCGCGACGTTCGGTCCTTCGCCGGCGCGCCGCAGCTACATCGACAATCGCTTCCAGGAGGACAACACCGCGCTCGCCGCGTTCGGCAACCTCCGCGCGCGCCTGTTCGAGGGGCTCTCGGTGAGCGGCGGAGTCCGCTACACGTACGACGTGAAGTATGTCGACGCGCAGCGTCTGAGTGGGCGCGGCGCGATGCTGAATTTCGCGGACCGCTCCAATTGGCAAGATCCGCAGTCGCAATTCGGCCTCAGCGAGCTCTCGATCTCGAACCGCGCCGACTGGTCGGAGGTGACCTTCGACGTCACGCCGGAGTACCGCTTCAGCGACGACGCGATGGTCTATTTCCGGTTCGCGCGCGGTTTCCGCGCGGGCACGTTCAATCCGACGATCATCCCGCCCGCCGGCGACCGCCAGGCGTACCTGCCGCGCACCGATCCCGAGATCCTCTGGGACTTCGAGCTCGGCGCGAAGACGAGCTTCCTCGACGATCGCCTGGTCGTGGAGCTCGCGGGCTTCGTCTACCTGCTCGAGAACGTGCAGCTCAACGTGCAGCAGCCGAACCCGATGGGCATCCCCGGCGCGAACACGAGCATCGTGTCGAACGCCGCGGGCGGACGCGCGTTCGGCGGCGAGCTCGACGTCTCGGCGACGCCGATCGACGATCTGCAGCTGCGCGGCGGCCTCGGTCTGCTCCACACCGAGTACACCGACTTCACGACGTTCCAGGGCGCGGAGACGGTCGACGCGAGCGGCAATGCGTTCTACCGCGCGCCGAACGTGTCTCTCACGCTCGGTGGTGAGTGGCGGATTCCGATCGATCGCGAGAACGCGTTCGCGATCGCGACGGACTGGTCCTATCGCAGCCGCGTCTATCACAACGCGGTCGTCCAGGACGATCCGCAGCAGCAGACGCCGGACTACGCGATCGGCAATGCGGAGGTGCGTTTCTCCACGCTCGAGGGACGGATCACGATCCTCGCGTACATGCGCAACATCACCGGCACGTCGTGGCGGGTCCTCTCGCAAGTCGTGAACCTCGGCGCCTATCCGACGTCGCTGGGCTCGCCGCGCACGTTCGGTCTCCAGATCATCGGCCGTTATTGA
- a CDS encoding ABC transporter ATP-binding protein, which translates to MPWRFASALTLFLIFDGSLTLYQYLVGRAIQDVETGRAVVRLESGALDASVAIEWTLILLGLAAARSIVQYAAGVVSLITGQELLSRLRESILAQVQRLDAKYHLRHGVGEMVARTTRDADKVRDALISFWRNVIETGLVIAASLALLAFYHPLLALVPALTLFAGVRIFFRQADTLVALDRATGDAYDAVSQDLLEGVGGVRVIKAFGLEGSRIERFDGAVSTFADHAIRAVRYATSRVAIPQLLVAAGQLWVMSVGASLVASGRLHVGELVAALLAMNTLVFRFEGIGRIIQIFADARSSAARIMELLDADTEIASGDEVLPEGPLGVRLRGVAIAGRDDDAAPILRECDLEIAPGEIVAIVGATGAGKTTLVSLLPRLLDADQGEVEIGSDARGWSRARELDLAHLRRRVRVASQESFLFSDTVEANLRLGAPDASDEDVRRALRLACADEIVDGLPEGLGTILGERGVTLSGGQRQRLALARALIADPSILVLDDSTSALDAITEQTILRHIRELGARSGGRAITLIVVASKPSTVRFADRAVVLANGTIDAQGTHHELLRTSRTYRELLGIDDGR; encoded by the coding sequence ATGCCGTGGCGGTTCGCATCGGCGCTCACGCTCTTCCTGATCTTCGACGGATCACTGACCCTCTATCAGTACCTCGTCGGCCGCGCGATCCAGGACGTGGAGACCGGCCGCGCGGTGGTGCGGCTCGAGTCGGGCGCGCTCGACGCGAGCGTCGCGATCGAGTGGACACTGATCCTCCTCGGCCTCGCGGCGGCGCGCTCGATCGTGCAATACGCCGCGGGCGTCGTCTCGCTGATCACGGGGCAGGAGCTCCTGTCGCGCCTCCGCGAGTCGATCCTCGCGCAGGTCCAGCGCCTCGACGCGAAGTACCACCTCCGTCACGGGGTCGGCGAGATGGTCGCGCGCACCACGCGCGACGCCGACAAGGTCCGCGACGCGCTGATCAGCTTCTGGCGCAACGTGATCGAGACCGGCCTCGTGATCGCCGCGTCGCTCGCGCTGCTCGCGTTCTATCACCCGCTCCTCGCGCTCGTCCCCGCGCTCACGCTCTTCGCCGGCGTGCGGATCTTCTTCCGCCAGGCGGACACGCTCGTCGCGCTCGATCGCGCGACCGGCGACGCGTACGACGCGGTGAGCCAGGACCTGCTCGAGGGCGTCGGCGGGGTCCGCGTAATCAAGGCGTTCGGCCTCGAGGGGTCGCGCATCGAGCGCTTCGACGGAGCGGTGAGCACCTTCGCGGACCACGCGATCCGCGCGGTGCGCTACGCGACGTCGCGGGTCGCGATCCCGCAGCTGCTGGTCGCCGCCGGTCAGCTCTGGGTGATGAGCGTGGGCGCGAGCCTCGTCGCGTCGGGGCGCCTCCACGTCGGCGAGCTCGTCGCGGCCTTGCTCGCGATGAACACGCTCGTCTTCCGGTTCGAGGGCATCGGACGGATCATCCAGATCTTCGCCGACGCGCGCTCGTCCGCGGCGCGGATCATGGAGCTGCTCGACGCGGACACCGAGATCGCGTCGGGCGACGAGGTGCTGCCCGAGGGCCCGCTCGGCGTGCGCCTCCGCGGCGTCGCGATCGCGGGCCGTGATGACGACGCCGCGCCGATCCTCCGGGAGTGCGATCTCGAGATCGCGCCGGGCGAGATCGTCGCGATCGTCGGTGCGACCGGCGCCGGGAAGACCACGCTCGTCTCGCTGCTCCCGCGTTTGCTCGATGCCGACCAGGGCGAGGTCGAGATCGGATCCGACGCGCGCGGCTGGTCGCGAGCACGGGAGCTCGATCTCGCGCACCTGCGTCGTCGCGTGCGAGTGGCGTCGCAGGAGAGCTTCCTCTTCTCCGACACCGTGGAGGCCAACCTGCGGCTCGGCGCGCCGGACGCGAGCGACGAGGACGTCCGGCGCGCGCTGCGGCTCGCGTGCGCCGACGAGATCGTCGACGGCTTGCCGGAGGGGCTCGGCACGATCCTCGGCGAGCGCGGAGTCACGCTCTCGGGCGGACAGCGCCAGCGGCTCGCGCTCGCCCGTGCGCTGATCGCCGACCCGTCGATCCTCGTGCTCGACGACTCGACGAGCGCGCTCGACGCGATCACCGAGCAGACGATCCTCCGGCACATCCGCGAGCTCGGCGCGCGCTCGGGGGGCCGCGCGATCACGCTGATCGTCGTCGCGAGCAAGCCCTCCACCGTGCGCTTCGCCGACCGCGCGGTCGTGCTCGCGAACGGCACGATCGACGCGCAAGGCACGCACCACGAGCTCCTTCGCACGAGCCGCACCTATCGCGAGCTCCTCGGGATCGACGATGGCCGCTGA
- a CDS encoding energy transducer TonB — translation MSHEVDSSTPRREDVSRRQALGVVSLSLVAHVALAMSLSLGTPRPASASRVPSRIDIEMRRAPPPAPPPPEPEPPPPELAPPPPELAPPPPPEPAAAPRPQRARPRPLAPPSAPEPAPEAPPVSSVGTDAPVSPDGTLVPHDGPPITDATAPIGPSAPAPPSPPPAPAPPRRVEAREGANYAHNPRPPYPRIAQRAGWEGTVVLRVHVQPDGRPATIRIQQTSGRDVLDQAAREAVTGWRFSPATLDGRPAAGWVTVPIVFRLAH, via the coding sequence ATGAGCCACGAAGTCGATTCGAGCACTCCACGCCGCGAGGACGTCAGTCGCAGACAGGCGCTCGGAGTCGTCTCTCTCTCGCTCGTCGCGCACGTCGCGCTCGCGATGTCGCTCAGCCTGGGCACGCCGCGGCCCGCGAGTGCATCTCGAGTGCCGTCGCGCATCGACATCGAGATGCGGCGCGCGCCACCCCCCGCGCCGCCTCCCCCGGAGCCCGAGCCGCCGCCGCCCGAGCTCGCGCCTCCTCCCCCCGAGCTCGCGCCTCCTCCCCCGCCGGAGCCCGCGGCGGCACCGCGTCCGCAGCGCGCGCGACCGCGTCCTCTTGCACCTCCGAGCGCCCCCGAGCCCGCGCCCGAAGCACCGCCCGTGAGCAGCGTGGGGACCGACGCGCCCGTGTCACCCGACGGAACGCTCGTGCCCCATGACGGCCCGCCCATCACCGATGCGACCGCGCCGATCGGTCCGAGCGCGCCCGCACCGCCCTCCCCGCCGCCCGCGCCCGCGCCGCCACGCCGCGTCGAGGCCCGCGAGGGCGCCAATTACGCGCACAACCCGCGCCCCCCTTATCCGCGCATCGCCCAGCGCGCGGGCTGGGAAGGAACAGTGGTCCTCCGCGTGCACGTCCAGCCCGACGGGAGGCCCGCGACGATTCGAATCCAGCAGACGAGCGGCCGAGACGTCCTCGACCAAGCGGCGCGCGAGGCCGTGACGGGATGGAGGTTCTCGCCCGCGACCCTCGACGGCCGACCGGCGGCGGGCTGGGTCACCGTCCCGATCGTCTTCCGATTGGCACACTGA
- a CDS encoding nitroreductase family protein, whose translation MPTLDSSFRVPEAAVDDLFVARRSHRALSPEPLPRETIESLFEAARWAPSANNGQPWLFVYADDEPGLARLRSVVIERNRRWADRAPVLVLLFARRFKDGTREPIRTHAFDAGAAWMSLALQAERLGLSARAMGGIHLDATYEVAGVSRDEHEIMCAIAIGRRGNVSALPADLAQREIPSARRPLREIAIRIGG comes from the coding sequence ATGCCGACTCTCGATTCCTCGTTTCGAGTCCCCGAAGCTGCCGTCGACGATCTCTTCGTCGCGCGGCGTTCCCATCGAGCGCTCTCGCCGGAGCCCCTCCCGCGCGAGACCATCGAGTCGCTGTTCGAGGCTGCGCGCTGGGCGCCGTCCGCGAACAACGGTCAGCCCTGGCTCTTCGTGTACGCCGACGACGAGCCCGGCCTCGCGCGCCTGCGCTCGGTGGTCATCGAACGGAACCGGCGCTGGGCCGATCGTGCGCCGGTGTTGGTGCTGCTCTTCGCGCGCCGCTTCAAGGACGGCACCCGCGAGCCGATTCGCACGCACGCGTTCGACGCCGGCGCTGCGTGGATGTCGCTCGCGCTGCAGGCGGAGCGGCTCGGGCTCTCGGCGCGCGCGATGGGCGGCATCCACCTCGATGCGACCTACGAGGTCGCCGGCGTGTCGCGCGACGAGCACGAGATCATGTGCGCGATCGCGATCGGCCGGCGCGGCAACGTCTCCGCGCTGCCCGCCGATCTCGCGCAGCGGGAGATCCCCTCGGCGCGCCGGCCGCTCCGCGAGATCGCGATTCGCATCGGCGGATGA
- a CDS encoding MotA/TolQ/ExbB proton channel family protein — protein MSASIVTLIVQGTLALLVFSSALAWAIVIVKGIQLARFSREDQRFRAAFPARTSLPRREEVAAARGPVARLALVGLDAWGTDHARDELDVHKDVLERSLSQQIRNERRTLDTGLTLLASIGTTAPFVGLFGTVFGIIDALGSIAASGSASLDVVAGPIGEALIATGVGIAVAVPAVLAYNYFGRRVKSIVADLDDYASSLVNTALRSTLSARSTPKRASAPIEEDALPVATHGALVGQEART, from the coding sequence ATGTCCGCATCCATCGTCACTCTGATCGTGCAGGGCACGCTCGCTCTGCTCGTCTTCTCTTCGGCGCTGGCCTGGGCGATCGTGATCGTCAAAGGCATCCAGCTCGCGCGCTTCTCGCGCGAGGACCAGCGCTTCCGCGCCGCGTTCCCCGCGCGCACGAGCCTGCCGCGGCGCGAGGAGGTCGCGGCGGCGCGCGGTCCCGTCGCGCGGCTCGCGCTGGTCGGCCTCGACGCGTGGGGCACCGATCACGCGCGCGACGAGCTCGACGTCCACAAGGACGTGCTCGAGCGCAGCCTCTCGCAGCAGATCCGCAACGAGCGCCGCACGCTCGACACCGGCCTCACGCTGCTCGCGAGCATCGGCACCACGGCGCCGTTCGTCGGCCTCTTCGGCACCGTGTTCGGCATCATCGACGCGCTCGGCAGCATCGCGGCGAGCGGCTCGGCGAGCCTCGACGTGGTCGCGGGCCCGATCGGCGAGGCGCTGATCGCGACCGGTGTCGGCATCGCCGTCGCGGTGCCCGCCGTGCTCGCCTACAACTACTTCGGTCGGCGCGTGAAGAGCATCGTCGCCGATCTCGACGACTACGCGAGCTCGCTCGTCAACACCGCGCTCCGCAGCACGCTCTCCGCGCGCAGCACGCCGAAGCGCGCGAGCGCGCCGATCGAAGAGGACGCGCTCCCGGTCGCGACGCACGGGGCCCTCGTCGGCCAGGAAGCGAGGACCTGA
- a CDS encoding ExbD/TolR family protein: MAMQSHDDDEAVMSDINVTPLVDVMLVLLVVFIVTAPLLTNAVTVHLPQTAETRPPEPAEAVVVSVDAAGQVYVDRALHPLDRIESALREIHDRDPDVSVHLNADEGCNYGIVARVMSAADRAGIVRLSVLTANE; encoded by the coding sequence ATGGCGATGCAGTCGCACGACGACGACGAAGCCGTGATGAGCGACATCAACGTGACGCCGCTCGTCGACGTGATGCTCGTCCTGCTCGTCGTCTTCATCGTCACCGCGCCGCTGCTGACGAACGCGGTCACGGTGCACCTGCCGCAGACCGCGGAGACGCGCCCACCGGAGCCCGCCGAGGCCGTGGTCGTCAGCGTCGACGCGGCAGGGCAGGTCTACGTCGATCGCGCGCTCCATCCGCTCGATCGCATCGAGTCCGCGCTCCGCGAGATTCACGATCGCGATCCCGACGTCTCGGTGCACCTCAATGCCGACGAGGGATGCAATTACGGGATCGTCGCGCGCGTGATGTCGGCCGCCGATCGCGCCGGAATCGTGCGCCTCTCGGTCCTCACCGCCAACGAATGA